In Pseudanabaena yagii GIHE-NHR1, the following proteins share a genomic window:
- a CDS encoding energy-coupling factor ABC transporter permease, with protein sequence MFSLPIYLAMHIPDGYLSLPVSLVTGVIAIALIALSLNRVQSEYKERTVPLMGVSAAFIFAAQMVNFPIIGGTSGHLLGGTLAGILLGPWAGSLVMSVVFIVQSVMFQDGGLTALGANITIMGLIGTFGGYYLYQFLRALIGRNTWLGMSIGTAIASWTSVVVAAGLCALMLSLSDTVPLVVGLTAMLSWHFMIGIGEAFITLTVVSFIWNTRPELIYNTSSQNSAQITINQDDE encoded by the coding sequence ATGTTTTCATTGCCGATTTACTTAGCCATGCATATTCCCGATGGCTATCTCAGCTTGCCAGTGAGCTTAGTTACGGGAGTCATCGCGATCGCTTTAATTGCCCTTTCACTTAATCGAGTGCAGTCGGAATATAAGGAGCGTACAGTGCCCTTGATGGGAGTCAGTGCTGCTTTCATCTTTGCGGCACAGATGGTTAATTTCCCGATCATTGGTGGTACATCTGGACATTTACTCGGTGGTACTCTTGCGGGAATTTTGCTAGGTCCTTGGGCTGGCTCACTTGTTATGTCCGTAGTATTTATCGTCCAGTCTGTGATGTTTCAAGATGGAGGACTAACAGCCTTAGGTGCAAATATTACAATCATGGGATTAATTGGAACCTTTGGTGGTTATTATCTCTATCAATTTTTGAGAGCTCTCATCGGTAGAAATACTTGGTTAGGGATGAGTATCGGAACAGCGATCGCTTCATGGACAAGCGTTGTTGTTGCAGCAGGTCTATGTGCTCTTATGCTATCTCTATCGGATACAGTTCCCTTGGTAGTGGGGCTGACAGCAATGCTCTCATGGCACTTCATGATTGGTATTGGTGAGGCTTTTATTACGCTTACAGTTGTCAGCTTTATCTGGAACACACGTCCTGAGCTAATTTACAATACTTCAAGTCAAAATTCGGCACAGATTACTATCAATCAAGATGATGAATAG
- a CDS encoding ABC transporter ATP-binding protein, with amino-acid sequence MTAVPTVRTHRLTKQFDNHIAVNHINLQIDRGEVYGLIGPNGAGKTTLIRMLAAAEEPTAGEIYINGARFLRGHNNPELKRQLGYLPDDFPLYDDLTVWDYLDYFARLYFLRDPQRSQRLHEVIELVELQQKRNEVIATLSRGMKQRLSLARSIIHNPTLLLLDEPVSGLDPLARVQVRNIIKSLQQQGMTILISSHILSDLAEICTSIGIMELGRLVESSRLQELYDRSNQDQQQLLISTLGSLEDLQAFLKRSQLVQEVELIAGVPSVRVQFVGSIEECAALLKSLIDAGIPISNFHRTQETLENIFLKLGYKQTS; translated from the coding sequence ATGACAGCAGTACCGACGGTTCGCACTCACCGATTGACTAAACAGTTTGACAATCACATTGCCGTAAACCATATCAATTTGCAGATTGATCGCGGCGAAGTCTACGGTCTTATTGGACCTAATGGTGCTGGCAAAACCACTTTAATTCGGATGCTTGCGGCGGCTGAGGAACCGACAGCAGGTGAAATTTATATTAATGGGGCGCGATTTTTACGTGGTCACAACAATCCTGAACTGAAGCGACAACTGGGCTATTTACCCGATGACTTTCCTCTGTATGACGATCTCACCGTATGGGACTACCTTGATTATTTTGCGCGTTTATACTTTTTACGAGACCCGCAGCGATCGCAAAGATTACATGAAGTGATCGAGTTAGTAGAATTACAACAAAAAAGGAATGAGGTGATCGCGACTTTATCGAGAGGCATGAAACAGAGGCTAAGCCTTGCTCGTAGCATCATCCATAACCCGACCCTCTTGTTATTAGATGAACCAGTATCAGGACTTGATCCCCTTGCCAGAGTACAGGTTCGCAATATTATTAAATCTTTGCAGCAGCAAGGAATGACAATTCTCATTTCATCCCATATTTTGAGCGATCTTGCCGAAATCTGCACATCAATTGGGATTATGGAATTAGGTCGATTAGTAGAAAGTTCTCGTCTACAAGAACTTTATGATCGCAGCAATCAAGATCAGCAACAGTTACTGATCTCAACTCTGGGTAGTCTTGAGGATTTACAAGCTTTCCTGAAGCGATCGCAATTAGTGCAAGAGGTAGAATTAATAGCAGGCGTTCCCAGTGTCCGAGTTCAATTTGTCGGTAGTATTGAGGAATGTGCAGCATTGCTAAAGTCTCTAATTGATGCAGGTATTCCAATTTCCAATTTCCATCGCACTCAAGAAACCTTAGAAAATATTTTCTTGAAACTTGGATATAAACAAACTAGTTAA
- the aspS gene encoding aspartate--tRNA ligase, with amino-acid sequence MRSNYCGHLNAEHIGQTVSLCGWIDRRRDHGGVIFLDLRDRTGILQIVSDPQRTPVSYELAGELRNEYVVRIVGKVSKRPEESLNPKLATGEVEIYAESIELLNAVSKPLPFLISEADTIKDELRFKYRYLDMRGERLSSNLKLRFEVVKSIRRFLEDEYGFMEVETPILCRSTPEGARDYLVPSRVNAGQWYALPQSPQLFKQLLMVGGCDRYYQIARCFRDEDLRADRQPEFTQLDMEMSFMSQEEIIELNENLIRYIFKTVKGVELGSFPRLTYAESMDRYGCDRPDTRFEMELVNVTDLFANSGFKVFANTVANGGIIKVLPVIGGDEAISNTRIKPGGDLSNLVAQYGAKGLAFIRVREGGVIDTIGALKDSLTEEVKQELLERTGATAGTILLFGAGDKAIVNESLNRLRLALGHELGLIDHDKLNFVWITDFPMFEWNADEKRLEALHHPFTSPRPEDIADGQPIDVNTIALAYDLVLNGTEIGGGSIRIHKREVQEKVFSAIGLTDEQAKEKFGFLLEAFEYGTPPHGGLAFGLDRLVMLISGADSIRDVIAFPKTQQARDLLTDAPSSVDDSQLKELHVKVALPPAKA; translated from the coding sequence ATGCGTAGCAACTATTGCGGTCACCTCAATGCCGAACATATCGGACAAACAGTTAGCTTGTGCGGTTGGATCGATCGCAGACGGGATCATGGTGGTGTGATCTTTTTAGATTTGCGCGATCGCACAGGAATCTTGCAAATCGTCAGCGATCCTCAACGTACTCCCGTCTCCTATGAACTTGCGGGTGAGTTACGCAATGAATATGTCGTCAGAATTGTTGGTAAAGTTTCTAAACGTCCTGAAGAGTCTCTCAACCCTAAACTTGCCACAGGTGAAGTAGAAATCTATGCCGAATCCATTGAGTTACTCAATGCTGTTAGCAAACCATTACCTTTCTTAATTTCTGAAGCAGACACAATTAAGGACGAATTACGCTTTAAATATCGCTATCTTGATATGCGGGGTGAGCGTCTATCTAGTAATCTCAAACTCCGCTTTGAGGTAGTGAAATCCATTCGCCGCTTCCTTGAAGATGAATATGGCTTTATGGAAGTAGAAACGCCTATTCTTTGCCGTTCCACTCCTGAAGGTGCAAGAGATTATCTAGTCCCCAGCCGTGTGAATGCAGGTCAATGGTATGCATTACCTCAATCGCCACAGTTATTCAAGCAACTATTGATGGTTGGTGGTTGCGATCGCTACTATCAAATTGCCCGATGTTTCCGTGATGAGGATCTTCGCGCCGATCGCCAACCTGAGTTCACCCAACTTGACATGGAAATGAGTTTCATGTCTCAAGAAGAAATCATCGAGCTAAACGAGAATCTAATTCGCTACATTTTTAAAACCGTTAAAGGCGTTGAACTTGGCTCTTTCCCTCGTCTTACCTATGCCGAGTCTATGGATCGCTATGGTTGCGATCGCCCTGATACTCGTTTCGAGATGGAATTGGTAAACGTCACCGATTTATTTGCCAACTCTGGATTTAAAGTATTTGCCAACACCGTTGCTAATGGTGGCATTATTAAAGTCCTGCCTGTGATTGGTGGTGATGAAGCGATTTCTAATACGCGCATCAAACCAGGTGGCGATTTATCGAATTTAGTAGCTCAGTATGGAGCCAAGGGCTTAGCCTTTATCCGTGTGCGTGAAGGTGGCGTAATTGATACGATCGGTGCTCTTAAGGATAGTCTCACCGAAGAAGTCAAGCAAGAACTTCTAGAACGCACAGGTGCAACCGCAGGTACGATCTTGCTATTTGGCGCTGGTGATAAAGCGATCGTCAATGAGTCCCTCAATCGTTTACGCTTAGCACTCGGTCATGAATTGGGATTAATCGACCATGATAAGCTCAATTTTGTCTGGATTACTGACTTCCCTATGTTTGAGTGGAATGCCGATGAGAAGCGTTTAGAAGCATTACACCATCCCTTCACATCCCCTCGTCCTGAAGATATTGCTGATGGTCAGCCCATTGATGTCAATACCATTGCGCTCGCCTATGACCTTGTACTTAATGGCACAGAAATTGGTGGCGGTAGTATTCGTATCCATAAGCGCGAAGTTCAAGAAAAGGTATTTTCTGCGATCGGGTTAACTGATGAGCAGGCAAAAGAGAAGTTTGGCTTCTTATTGGAAGCCTTTGAGTATGGCACGCCTCCTCACGGTGGTCTCGCTTTTGGGCTTGATCGCCTAGTGATGTTAATCTCTGGTGCAGATTCAATTCGTGATGTAATCGCTTTCCCGAAAACACAACAGGCTCGTGATTTACTCACCGATGCTCCATCTAGTGTTGATGACTCACAACTGAAGGAACTCCACGTTAAAGTGGCATTACCTCCAGCCAAAGCATAA
- a CDS encoding pentapeptide repeat-containing protein produces the protein MSDQPYSYQDQNLQGQSFVGMDLTGADFSGADLRGCDFTRATLVGANFERVITGQTPQQINDAILAIILGAIAILLTTAIISFVVIQIDSLFFSWFGEIYRKISGVLAGIFLSLLYFFQNDILERFPKTSRFLGDASLGILFIIMLLLTLWLAVISFAGSGAILFLIPMAVSAIVTFKIFTWLLESISNRSGTSFKKANLTGANFRHALIYHTDFSFALLTGICIEGWLLDSQTLFTKSQCQYVYLQPEQERYPHTGNFQERDWENFLRQFITQNYHLKSKDD, from the coding sequence ATGAGCGACCAACCCTACAGTTATCAAGACCAAAATTTGCAGGGACAATCCTTTGTGGGAATGGATCTAACAGGAGCAGATTTTAGTGGGGCAGATTTGCGTGGTTGTGATTTTACAAGGGCAACTTTGGTTGGGGCAAATTTTGAACGGGTAATTACTGGACAAACTCCACAACAAATTAATGACGCAATTCTGGCGATCATCTTAGGCGCGATCGCGATTCTCCTGACCACTGCCATAATCAGTTTCGTCGTAATTCAGATTGACAGTTTATTCTTCAGTTGGTTCGGAGAAATCTACAGAAAGATTAGTGGTGTTTTAGCAGGTATTTTTCTCTCTTTGTTATATTTCTTCCAAAATGACATTTTAGAACGCTTCCCTAAAACTTCGCGTTTTTTGGGTGATGCTAGTCTCGGCATTCTTTTCATAATTATGCTTTTGCTAACATTGTGGCTTGCGGTTATCAGTTTTGCTGGCAGTGGAGCGATACTTTTTCTAATCCCAATGGCTGTTTCTGCAATTGTGACCTTTAAGATATTTACTTGGCTATTGGAATCAATTAGTAATCGCTCTGGAACTTCTTTCAAAAAAGCAAACTTGACTGGGGCAAACTTCCGTCATGCGCTTATTTATCACACTGATTTCTCATTTGCTTTGTTAACAGGAATTTGTATCGAAGGATGGCTATTAGACTCACAGACGCTATTTACAAAATCTCAATGCCAATATGTATATTTGCAACCAGAACAAGAGCGCTATCCACATACTGGCAATTTTCAAGAGCGAGATTGGGAAAATTTTTTGCGCCAATTTATCACCCAAAATTATCATCTCAAAAGTAAAGATGATTGA
- the rpaB gene encoding response regulator transcription factor RpaB has translation MENHKEKILVVDDEASIRRILETRLSMIGYEVVTAADGEEAIEVFHKENPDLVVLDVMMPKLDGYGVCQELRKESDIPIIMLTALGDVADRITGLELGADDYVVKPFSPKELEARIRSVLRRFDRNGTSGIPSSGVIHINTIRIDTNKRQVYKSDERIRLTGMEFSLLELLVGRSGEAFSRAEILQEVWGYTPERHVDTRVVDVHISRLRAKLEEDPSNPELILTARGTGYLFQRIIDGSEAKQA, from the coding sequence TTGGAAAACCATAAGGAAAAAATTCTAGTTGTAGACGACGAAGCAAGTATTCGTCGGATTCTGGAGACTCGTCTGTCAATGATCGGTTACGAGGTCGTTACTGCCGCAGATGGCGAAGAGGCGATCGAAGTTTTTCATAAAGAAAACCCTGACTTGGTGGTTCTTGATGTAATGATGCCAAAGCTCGACGGCTACGGGGTATGTCAAGAGCTACGCAAAGAATCTGATATTCCGATCATTATGTTGACAGCACTGGGCGATGTTGCCGACCGTATCACAGGGCTTGAATTAGGCGCAGATGATTACGTTGTTAAGCCATTTTCTCCTAAGGAGCTAGAAGCTCGGATTCGTTCAGTATTGCGCCGCTTTGATCGCAATGGCACATCAGGCATCCCCAGTTCTGGTGTGATTCATATTAATACGATCAGAATTGATACTAATAAGCGTCAAGTCTATAAGTCCGATGAGCGGATTCGCTTAACGGGTATGGAATTTAGTTTGTTAGAACTTTTAGTTGGGCGATCGGGTGAAGCTTTCTCAAGGGCGGAAATCTTGCAAGAGGTTTGGGGATATACACCTGAGCGTCATGTGGATACTCGCGTTGTCGATGTTCACATTTCCCGTCTAAGAGCAAAACTCGAAGAAGATCCCAGTAATCCTGAACTGATCTTGACAGCAAGGGGGACAGGTTATCTGTTCCAACGCATCATCGATGGCTCAGAAGCAAAACAAGCATAA
- the lspA gene encoding signal peptidase II: protein MASGKIENSLYWFAAILGLVLDQASKYLVVQYLKGARSFPVIDGVFHLTYATNTGAAFSLFSGQIDWLKWVSMLVSLGLVAFGIFARNLNRWEQAGYGFILAGAAGNGIDRFVAGYVVDFIDIRIIRFAIFNIADVSINVGLACLVIAVLFATKPVRKMPKP from the coding sequence ATGGCATCTGGCAAAATCGAGAACTCTCTCTACTGGTTTGCGGCAATTTTGGGATTAGTTCTCGATCAAGCCTCTAAATATCTAGTTGTGCAATATCTCAAAGGAGCGCGATCATTTCCTGTGATCGATGGTGTGTTTCATCTAACCTATGCCACCAATACAGGAGCAGCATTTAGCCTCTTTAGTGGTCAAATCGATTGGCTCAAATGGGTATCGATGCTAGTGAGCTTGGGTTTGGTTGCCTTTGGCATATTTGCCAGAAACTTGAACCGATGGGAACAAGCGGGCTATGGGTTCATTTTAGCGGGAGCCGCAGGTAATGGGATTGATCGCTTTGTAGCGGGTTATGTAGTGGACTTTATTGATATCAGGATTATCCGCTTTGCAATTTTCAATATTGCTGATGTTTCGATCAATGTCGGGCTTGCCTGTTTAGTGATCGCTGTTTTATTTGCCACCAAGCCTGTACGCAAAATGCCTAAGCCTTAA
- a CDS encoding ParA family protein, giving the protein MANSPKNSPKIVVVTNGKGGVGKTTTAIALAGILAQDTKVLVVDADVQGSLSWWVGRSDKNMGFDIAKEVDPTHLKKLPKLSSYDLVLVDTPPALHSQALATVVAIADYLVLPTPPAPMDLTALIETVKSTVRPAQVPHRVLLTRVDPRCLNEALEAQNTLLEVGVPVFHAFVRAYKAHERAALEGKLVTEWKGKNAREAEADYRRVVDELRRDILK; this is encoded by the coding sequence ATGGCAAACTCCCCGAAAAATTCCCCCAAGATCGTAGTTGTTACTAATGGCAAAGGAGGCGTTGGCAAAACAACAACCGCGATCGCCTTAGCAGGAATTTTGGCACAGGACACTAAAGTATTAGTTGTGGATGCTGATGTGCAGGGGAGTTTATCTTGGTGGGTAGGACGTAGTGATAAAAATATGGGTTTTGATATCGCTAAGGAAGTCGATCCAACTCATTTAAAAAAATTACCGAAACTCAGCAGTTACGATCTAGTATTGGTAGATACACCACCCGCATTACATTCTCAGGCACTAGCTACGGTTGTAGCGATCGCTGACTACTTAGTCTTGCCAACTCCTCCCGCACCGATGGACTTAACTGCCCTCATTGAAACTGTCAAAAGTACTGTACGACCCGCCCAAGTCCCACACCGAGTTCTGCTTACCCGCGTTGATCCGCGCTGTCTGAATGAGGCTCTAGAAGCGCAAAACACTTTATTAGAAGTGGGAGTACCTGTCTTTCATGCCTTTGTGAGAGCTTATAAAGCCCATGAGCGAGCGGCTCTTGAGGGAAAACTGGTTACAGAATGGAAGGGGAAAAATGCTAGAGAAGCCGAAGCAGATTATCGACGTGTAGTTGATGAATTGCGCCGCGATATCCTGAAATAA
- a CDS encoding type I restriction endonuclease subunit R produces the protein MFLNEQTTRKNLINPKLKVAGWNLEDKNQVGFEIPVDGYDAEPWNGVTDYCLYLPNGEVIAVVEAKRQSRSPEVAEQQVRHYVTEISKHQSFQPFAFMTNGDRTFFWDVDRENKRQVAGFFSLRDLQNLLYLRQHKVPLQQVQKNVAIAGRLYQQEAVQRVSERFDEGHRRALMVMATGTGKTRTMMSLVDLFSRANQARTILFVADRVELVRQALDDNFKVYLPNEPCDRIRTYNIDYSKRLYVGTLHTLIKCYKQFTPAFFDLLAFDECHRSIYNQFREVVEYFDGRIIGLTATPANFIDRNTLKLFHCFEDVPTFSYPRSQAIAEGSLVDFSLYQAQTGFQRKGIRGAELSEEDRNALIEQGRDPDDIDYEGTDLERKVSNRDTLRKQWAEFMEVCHKDKSGLYPAKTIVFGLTKDHAFRLARVFEEMYPQFPSMVQVIVSEMERTDELIKRFKKEDMPRIAISVDLLDTGIDVPEVMNLVFMKPVQSWIKMEQMIGRGTRNHEACRVFDWLPDGRKEEFLIIDFWENDFNKNPSDEVSTQNLPVTVKIFNTRLKLLELYLKGQDSSDRQQTISDLRQQIGQIPLDAYSVQQVYYEVEQAWTDTFWRYITKDKLDFLRTKVAPLLRFVAGVDVAAATFTNKVERLKYEVLTNAVRDDSLVSIAEDVSRLPPFVMDDRRVKPSVDICLSENLRTATPQELTQVIVDLAHQMKNRREKPSSFIEIDLADRIAVNGYISLGEGGEQVYVQEYRERVERKVMEIFETHPAIAALRNGETVTDLQLVALERTLRRELGGSNIQLSESNIRKAFNLKVTSLLAFLRELLEFEALPDYKDIVERNFEQFITQHQYNANQIRFLRAVQSVFLQKRRLEVADLYDEPLDRFGEDAVERWFTEDEVNELIYFTEQFAA, from the coding sequence ATGTTTTTGAACGAACAAACAACTCGAAAAAATTTAATTAATCCCAAGTTAAAGGTTGCAGGGTGGAACTTAGAAGATAAAAATCAAGTTGGTTTTGAGATTCCTGTGGATGGTTATGATGCGGAGCCTTGGAATGGGGTGACGGATTATTGTTTGTATTTGCCTAATGGGGAAGTGATTGCGGTAGTTGAGGCAAAGCGACAGAGCCGATCGCCTGAAGTCGCTGAGCAGCAGGTGCGCCACTATGTTACAGAAATTTCTAAGCATCAGAGCTTTCAGCCCTTTGCATTTATGACTAACGGCGATCGCACTTTTTTCTGGGATGTCGATCGCGAGAATAAGCGACAGGTGGCGGGATTTTTTTCGTTAAGAGATTTGCAAAATTTACTGTATTTGCGCCAGCATAAGGTTCCCTTGCAGCAAGTCCAGAAAAATGTGGCGATCGCAGGGCGACTCTATCAGCAAGAGGCAGTACAAAGGGTAAGCGAACGATTTGATGAGGGACATCGCCGTGCTTTGATGGTGATGGCGACGGGAACAGGGAAAACCCGCACGATGATGTCGTTGGTGGATTTATTCTCTAGGGCAAATCAGGCTCGGACGATTTTATTTGTTGCCGATCGTGTTGAGTTGGTTCGGCAAGCCTTAGATGATAATTTCAAGGTTTATTTGCCAAATGAACCTTGCGATCGCATTCGCACTTACAACATTGACTACAGCAAACGTTTGTATGTTGGTACTTTACACACATTAATCAAGTGTTACAAACAATTTACACCTGCCTTTTTTGATTTGCTTGCCTTTGATGAATGCCATCGCTCGATTTATAACCAGTTTCGCGAGGTGGTGGAATATTTTGATGGGCGGATTATTGGACTGACGGCAACACCTGCTAATTTTATTGACCGCAATACGCTCAAGCTATTTCATTGTTTTGAGGATGTGCCGACATTTAGCTATCCGCGCAGTCAGGCGATTGCCGAGGGGAGTTTGGTTGATTTCAGTTTGTATCAGGCACAAACAGGTTTTCAACGGAAGGGGATTCGTGGAGCAGAGTTGAGTGAGGAAGATCGTAATGCCTTGATTGAGCAAGGACGCGATCCTGATGATATTGATTATGAAGGGACGGACTTAGAGCGTAAAGTTAGCAATCGGGACACTCTGCGTAAGCAATGGGCAGAATTTATGGAGGTGTGTCATAAGGATAAGTCGGGGCTTTATCCTGCCAAAACGATTGTGTTTGGACTGACGAAAGATCATGCTTTTCGGTTGGCAAGGGTGTTTGAGGAGATGTATCCCCAATTTCCGAGCATGGTGCAGGTGATTGTGTCGGAAATGGAGCGCACCGATGAACTGATTAAGCGGTTTAAAAAGGAGGATATGCCACGCATTGCGATTTCGGTGGATCTGCTGGATACAGGGATCGATGTGCCTGAAGTGATGAATTTAGTGTTTATGAAGCCCGTACAGTCTTGGATCAAGATGGAACAGATGATTGGGCGGGGGACTCGTAACCATGAGGCTTGTAGGGTATTCGATTGGTTGCCTGATGGTCGTAAGGAAGAGTTTTTGATTATTGACTTTTGGGAAAATGACTTCAATAAAAATCCCAGTGATGAAGTTTCTACGCAAAATTTGCCTGTGACGGTCAAAATCTTTAACACGCGCCTCAAGTTGTTAGAGCTTTATCTGAAGGGGCAAGACTCTAGCGATCGCCAACAAACTATTAGCGATTTACGTCAGCAAATCGGGCAAATTCCCCTTGATGCCTATAGTGTGCAGCAGGTTTATTACGAAGTTGAGCAAGCATGGACAGATACTTTTTGGCGCTACATCACCAAGGATAAGCTAGATTTTTTGCGTACCAAGGTCGCGCCTTTGTTGCGGTTTGTAGCGGGTGTGGATGTGGCGGCGGCGACTTTTACGAATAAGGTAGAGCGTCTGAAGTATGAGGTTTTGACTAATGCGGTGCGTGATGACTCGCTGGTATCGATCGCTGAGGATGTGAGCCGATTGCCGCCTTTTGTGATGGACGATCGCAGGGTGAAACCTTCTGTAGATATTTGCTTGTCAGAAAATCTACGAACTGCAACACCCCAAGAACTAACGCAGGTGATTGTCGATTTAGCTCACCAAATGAAAAACCGCCGTGAAAAGCCTTCATCCTTTATCGAGATTGATTTGGCTGATCGGATTGCGGTGAATGGCTATATTTCGCTGGGTGAGGGTGGTGAGCAGGTGTATGTGCAGGAATATCGCGAGAGGGTCGAGCGTAAGGTGATGGAAATTTTTGAGACACATCCTGCGATCGCGGCTTTGCGTAATGGTGAGACGGTGACGGATTTGCAACTGGTGGCGCTAGAGCGAACTTTGCGGCGCGAGTTGGGTGGTAGTAATATCCAGTTGTCTGAGTCGAATATTCGCAAGGCGTTTAATTTGAAGGTGACGAGTTTGCTGGCGTTTTTACGGGAGTTGTTAGAGTTTGAGGCGTTGCCAGACTATAAGGACATCGTGGAGCGTAATTTTGAGCAATTTATCACCCAACATCAGTACAATGCTAATCAAATACGATTTTTACGCGCTGTCCAAAGTGTTTTCTTGCAAAAACGAAGGCTAGAGGTTGCTGACTTGTATGATGAGCCACTAGATCGTTTTGGTGAGGATGCGGTGGAGCGATGGTTTACTGAGGATGAGGTAAATGAGTTGATTTATTTTACTGAGCAGTTTGCAGCATAG
- a CDS encoding type I restriction-modification system subunit M: MLTNSELKSQVDDIWDRLWSAGLSLPTDSIEQFSYLLFLKRLDDEENKREKQAKLRNKPFEPKIPKELRWSHWRNFEGAAILKHVRDEVFPWLRSLGNPKDKDKDTEAADSKTLEGSDNEQPLSSFVLYMQNAEFKISKAATLIEVCKIIDKMNIAEQNQDVQGDLYEYLLNKLSSAGRNGQFRTPRHIIRMMVEMIDPQPTERIGDLAAGTCGFLVNAYEYILEKHTNPEGLYDAEGNKHPIGDLLSEAERKFLKTEALTAYDNDAGMTMLRIGSMNLMLHGIEHPRFFLMDTLSKNFEAEKFLDVVLMNPPFTGKMDSDVNPALPDKCKKTELLFLYQILRSLEMGGRCAVIVPDGVMFGSSKQHQDIRKKLLEENRLDGVVSMPSGVFKPYAGVSTAVLMFTRGATSDRIWFYDMDHDGFSLDDKRQAVSENDIPDILECWKRRFDDDFNAQRERRKLEIKELLKPLKSQRLELERDIHRLKFEEAIAPEDDDSPRLALESAEQNLKELSEKIAPLQNEINRLNRQFWVDRALVKSNKYDLSASRYRVVEQDEVFYELPEITTGRMLKLESFIAAEVRELEQLLES; this comes from the coding sequence GTGCTGACTAATTCAGAGCTGAAATCGCAGGTTGATGATATTTGGGATCGGCTTTGGTCGGCGGGGTTGTCATTGCCGACTGACTCGATTGAGCAGTTTTCCTATTTGCTATTTTTGAAACGCCTTGATGACGAGGAAAACAAACGCGAGAAACAGGCAAAGCTGCGTAACAAACCTTTTGAGCCGAAAATTCCCAAAGAGTTGCGCTGGTCACATTGGCGGAATTTTGAAGGAGCAGCCATCCTCAAACACGTTCGCGATGAAGTTTTTCCTTGGTTGCGATCGCTAGGCAATCCAAAAGACAAAGATAAAGATACTGAAGCCGCCGATTCTAAGACTCTTGAAGGTTCGGACAACGAGCAACCCTTGAGTTCCTTTGTGCTGTATATGCAAAATGCTGAGTTTAAAATCAGCAAAGCGGCAACACTCATTGAGGTTTGCAAGATCATCGACAAGATGAATATTGCTGAGCAGAATCAAGATGTACAGGGCGATTTGTACGAGTATTTGCTCAATAAGTTGAGTTCGGCGGGACGCAATGGACAATTTCGGACACCGCGCCACATTATCCGCATGATGGTGGAGATGATTGACCCGCAACCGACAGAACGCATTGGCGATTTGGCGGCGGGAACCTGTGGCTTTTTGGTGAATGCCTATGAGTACATTCTCGAAAAGCATACGAATCCAGAGGGTTTGTATGATGCGGAGGGGAATAAACATCCTATTGGTGATTTGCTGTCCGAGGCAGAGCGTAAGTTTCTCAAGACTGAGGCGCTGACTGCCTATGATAATGATGCGGGGATGACGATGTTGCGGATTGGGTCGATGAACCTGATGCTGCATGGGATTGAACATCCGCGTTTCTTTTTGATGGATACGCTATCGAAGAATTTTGAAGCTGAGAAATTTCTGGATGTGGTACTGATGAATCCGCCTTTTACGGGCAAGATGGATTCGGATGTTAATCCTGCATTGCCTGATAAATGCAAGAAAACAGAATTGCTGTTTTTGTATCAAATCCTGCGATCGCTAGAGATGGGTGGACGTTGTGCCGTGATTGTGCCTGATGGGGTGATGTTTGGCTCTAGCAAGCAACATCAGGATATTCGTAAAAAGTTATTAGAAGAAAACCGTTTGGATGGGGTGGTGTCGATGCCTTCGGGTGTGTTCAAACCCTACGCAGGAGTGTCAACGGCGGTGTTGATGTTTACGCGAGGGGCAACTAGCGATCGCATTTGGTTTTATGACATGGATCACGATGGCTTTTCGTTGGATGATAAGCGTCAGGCGGTGTCTGAGAATGATATTCCTGATATTTTGGAATGCTGGAAACGGCGCTTTGATGATGACTTTAACGCCCAACGGGAGCGCCGCAAGTTAGAAATTAAGGAGTTGCTCAAGCCTTTAAAATCTCAGCGCTTGGAATTGGAGCGAGATATTCATCGTCTCAAGTTTGAGGAGGCGATCGCCCCTGAAGATGACGATAGCCCAAGGCTTGCCCTAGAGTCGGCGGAACAGAATCTCAAGGAACTGAGCGAAAAAATTGCGCCTTTGCAAAATGAAATCAATCGCCTCAATCGTCAGTTTTGGGTGGATCGGGCTTTGGTGAAGTCAAACAAGTACGATCTGTCTGCTAGTCGCTATCGAGTGGTGGAGCAGGATGAGGTGTTTTATGAGTTGCCAGAGATCACGACGGGACGGATGCTCAAGCTAGAATCTTTTATAGCGGCTGAGGTGCGAGAGTTAGAGCAATTATTGGAGAGTTAA